The Polyangia bacterium DNA segment GACTGGCCCCGACGCCGGCAGCACCGACGACACCGGCACGGGCAACACCGACGACGTCAGCGCAGGCGATGCCGGCGACAACGACAGCGCCGCTGTCGACGCCTATTGCCCGCCGGAGACCGGGCCCGAGGTGGAGTCGCCGCCGACCTGCAAAGAGTTCTGCGACTTGGCGGCGAAGAACTGCTCGATGTACTACCCCGACCCCGATCAGTGCCTGGCCTTCTGCCAGAACTGGGCCCCGGGCGAGCGCGTGACCGCGACGCAGCCTCTGGTCCCCGGCAACACCATCGCCTGCCGCCTGCAGTTTCTACACGGCACGGTGCCCAGCATGCAGGGACTCACGTGCCCCAGCGCCAGCCCTGAGAGCGCGATCTGTCACGACTGAGAGTCGCGCGCGTCCCGGAAGCAACCCGCGCTCAAACGCGCGGAATTTGACGCATCCAGGCGTCCATGATACGGGACACACTCACCACCAATCTATTGGGAGATCACATGAGACGACTCCACATCCAGCTTTTGGCAGCAGTGATTGCCGTCGGATTAATGGCCAGTCCCGCCTTCGCCGGTCCGGTGCAGGTCTTCACCGACTGGGCCCGCGGCGACATGGGCACCGCCCATAACGCCACCAACGGTCAGTACATCGGCTGCTGGCTGGACAGCGACACCGTCGGCCCGCCGCTGCTTTACTGCGAGGCCTACGATGCCACCCAGGTCAGCTTTTGTTTTTCGACCAACAGCAACCTCATCACCGTTTCCTCGACAATGACCTCCCTCTCGGACATCGAGTTCGGCTGGAACGACGACCACACCTGTTCGTTCCTGATGATCAACACCTTCTCGCAACCGCCCGGCCGCCGTTTCCCATAGGAAAGACGAGGATCCCATGACGCGTACAAAATTGGGTTTGCTGACGGTTGGGTTTGCTCTGGCGGGCGTGCTGATCGGCGCGCGCGTGGCGGTTTCGCAGAAGGCGGCGCCGTCCGTTGCTCCCACACGCACGAGCCCGGTCTGTGAAAAGTGCGCTGCGATGGCCCTGGAAAAAGCGCACAAGGCCGTCGACCTGGTGGTCGAGACCGGTCACTGGACCAAGGCTGACCATGACAAGGTCGGCCCCCTCTTCCACACCTTGCACACCGACCAAAAGATCGAGCTTTTGCGCAAGATCGGCGGCCTCATCGATCAAAAGAAGTTGGTCGTCGATAAGGGCGCGCGCCTCTTCTAGTCGCCGAGCGGTCGGGCCGCGAATCATCAGCGGCCCGCTGCCAACCCGGCCCTTCACCGTCACCGCCGCCATCACCGTGGCCCGTCCTGGAGAAAGCGGGATGGAAAACGTATGATGGGGCGCGCAAACGTGGACGAAGCGTGCCTCGGCGACGATACGTTGCTCGACTTTGTGGCGGGTCGGTTGCCCGACGATCGCCGCGGCGTGGTCGAACGCCATCTGGCCGGCTGCACGATCTGCACGCGCCTGGTCTCGGCAGCCGAAGGTTCGGCGCGAGAGACGGTGCCGGCACCCAACCAGACCCGCGGCCTTCCCCGAACGGGCGAGCTTGACGTCCGCGAGCGCCAGCCCAGCCTGAATCCCGGCACGCTGCTGGCCGAGACGTACAAGATTGTCCGGCTGATCGGCACTGGGGGAATGGGCGAGGTCTATGAAGCCTCGCACACCCGGCTGACCGGCCGCTATGCGGTGAAGGTGCTGCACCACCACTGGGCGGGCGATCCACGGGCCATCGTGCGCTTCGGTCGCGAGGCGCAGATAACCTCGGGCCTGCGCCACCCCAACATCGTGGCCATCATCGACTTCGATTACACGCCGGCCGGCGCGCCATACCTGGTGATGGAGTTCATCGACGGCGTCGAGCTGGCCGCCGTCATCGCCGCCGAGGCGCCGTTGCAGCCGGCGCGCGTGGTGCGCATTGTCGACCAGATCGCTTCGGCGCTGACGGCGGTGCACGCGCGCAACATCGTCCACCGCGATCTGAAACCGCAGAACATCTTCCTGGTGCCGGGCGAGCGGCCGGGCGACGAACGGGTCAAGCTGGTGGACTTCGGCATCTCCAAGGTGCGGGCAGCCTCGGTGGCCTTGACCGGCGAGCGGGCCGTGCTCGGCACGCCGCAATACATGGCGCCCGAACAGGCGCAGGCCGCCGGTGAGGTCGACGGCCGCGCCGATCAATTCGCGCTGGCTGCCATCGTGTACGAGATGCTCACCGGCCGCATGGCCTTCCCGGGCGACCGCGTGGAGATCGTCGTCTATCGCATCTCGCACGAAGAGCCGCGGCCACTGGGACCGGCCTGGGGACCGGGGCTGGCGTCGGTGATCATGCGCGCGCTGGCCAAGAATCCAGCTCAGCGTTATCCATCGACGGACGACTTCGCAGCAGCGTTGCGTGCGGCGGTGGAGGGTGATCGCCTGGTGCGCACGCCGTCGTCGGAGACGCGCATCACCCAGCGCCAGCCGTCGCAGGACAGCCCGCCACCGCTGGGACCGGAAACGCGCGAGCGGCACATCGGCCATCGCTGGACCGTGGTGGGCGGAGTCAGCGCAGGCCTGGCGTTGGCGGCGGTGCTGGCGGTGCCGCTGATGCGGCGGCCTGCGCGCCACGACAGCGCCACCAGTCTGACCGGCGCGGCGCCCGTGCCCGCGGCGACAACCGCCACCGCCAACGGCGAGTTGCCGCCGCCACCCAAACCAGCGGCGGCCGCCAGCACCGATATGGAGCCACCGCATCCGGAAGTGACCACCACGGCAGCCAAGGAGACGCCGCCCGTCGCCGCGACGGCGGTGGCTTTTCCCGCGGCGGGTGAACGGCGCCACCGGTTGCGCGCGCACGCGGCGACCAACAAGGCCCGCGCTGCCAGCGACCAAGCTGCGGCCGTGACGGCACCAGCGTCCACCGCCAGCCAGGCACCACCGCCTGACGCCGCGGCGCCGCCGGCGCTGGGAAAATCTGCCGGCACGTCCACCCGCGGTTCAAAGTTGGGGAGCTTGATTGACAAGCTTTGATCGCGCCGGCGCTCGGACCATCGCCGTTGCTCTCGGACTGCTGGCCCTGCTGGCAGCGGGGCGTCCGGCCCACGCGCAGATCGGCCCTGAAAGTGACGCCCGCACGCAAGCCCAGGCACACCTGAGCCGCGGCAACGATCTGTTCACCGTCGACAAATTTCGCGACGCCCTGACCGAGTTCCAGGCGGCGTTCGCCGCCTTCCCCAGCCCCAAGCTGCACTTCAACATCGGGCAATGTCAGCGCGCCCTCGGCAACCAGCCCGAAGCGCTGGCGGAATTTCAGCGCTTCGTCGACGAGGCGCAGGACGTCTCGCCCGAGCTGCGGCGCGAAGCGGAAAATTACATCGTCGAATTGAAGACCGCCACGAATCGCGCCCCCCCTCCGCCCACGACGGTCGTGGCCGCGCCGATAGCGCCGGTGTTGATCCCACCGCCGCCGTCAGCGATCACGCCCGCAGCGCCGCTGATCGACGCTGCCCCGCCCGCCGCCGCCAACATCGACAACGAACGGCCGCTGTACAAACGATGGTGGTTCTGGGCCACCGTGGGCGTGATCGCGGCGGGAGCCGCGGTGGGTGTCGTGTTTTTGACGCGTCCACGTGATCCGGCTTGCACCGAGAACTGCTTCTAATAACGACGCGGCAAAACCCCCGCGGGGACTTCCGGGTCTTCCTTACGCAACGATGGCCAGGGTGGCCCTCGACGAAAGGAAAATAGGAGAGCGTCATGAACACCGGATCCCCCACCACCAAAGACCCAGAAACCCTTGCGCGGCCGAGCTGGCATTTTGGCCGCCGCACCGCCCTGCTGCTGGCAGTCCCCCTGCTGCTCGTGGGCGGCGTTTCACTGAGGGCGGTCGCGCATGAAGGCGGCCCGGATGGCGGCATGCACGGAGGCGGGATGCGCCACCGCATGCTTCACATGCTGGAGATCGCCGGCGCCACCGACGCCCAGAAGGCCCAGATCAAGGCGGTCTGGGAGCCGCTGCGCCCGCAGCTACGCTCGGTCGCCGAGGAGCACATGAAAGTGCGCCAGAACATCCGGCAGGCGC contains these protein-coding regions:
- a CDS encoding protein kinase, giving the protein MDEACLGDDTLLDFVAGRLPDDRRGVVERHLAGCTICTRLVSAAEGSARETVPAPNQTRGLPRTGELDVRERQPSLNPGTLLAETYKIVRLIGTGGMGEVYEASHTRLTGRYAVKVLHHHWAGDPRAIVRFGREAQITSGLRHPNIVAIIDFDYTPAGAPYLVMEFIDGVELAAVIAAEAPLQPARVVRIVDQIASALTAVHARNIVHRDLKPQNIFLVPGERPGDERVKLVDFGISKVRAASVALTGERAVLGTPQYMAPEQAQAAGEVDGRADQFALAAIVYEMLTGRMAFPGDRVEIVVYRISHEEPRPLGPAWGPGLASVIMRALAKNPAQRYPSTDDFAAALRAAVEGDRLVRTPSSETRITQRQPSQDSPPPLGPETRERHIGHRWTVVGGVSAGLALAAVLAVPLMRRPARHDSATSLTGAAPVPAATTATANGELPPPPKPAAAASTDMEPPHPEVTTTAAKETPPVAATAVAFPAAGERRHRLRAHAATNKARAASDQAAAVTAPASTASQAPPPDAAAPPALGKSAGTSTRGSKLGSLIDKL
- a CDS encoding tetratricopeptide repeat protein; amino-acid sequence: MTSFDRAGARTIAVALGLLALLAAGRPAHAQIGPESDARTQAQAHLSRGNDLFTVDKFRDALTEFQAAFAAFPSPKLHFNIGQCQRALGNQPEALAEFQRFVDEAQDVSPELRREAENYIVELKTATNRAPPPPTTVVAAPIAPVLIPPPPSAITPAAPLIDAAPPAAANIDNERPLYKRWWFWATVGVIAAGAAVGVVFLTRPRDPACTENCF
- a CDS encoding Spy/CpxP family protein refolding chaperone, whose product is MNTGSPTTKDPETLARPSWHFGRRTALLLAVPLLLVGGVSLRAVAHEGGPDGGMHGGGMRHRMLHMLEIAGATDAQKAQIKAVWEPLRPQLRSVAEEHMKVRQNIRQALAAATIDPSAIEKLRQSSVQLMDKRSTLVTQGMVATAQILSADQRQKIATEIAKHAGEHHGFGEGAAP